The following coding sequences are from one Parabacteroides pacaensis window:
- the kdpB gene encoding potassium-transporting ATPase subunit KdpB — MKDNKSASLFPKELVAEAFKQSFVKLNPRNLFRNPIMFTVEICTVLMLIVVVYVAVAGEAAGQGSFGYNLTVFFVLFVTLLFANFAEAIAEARGKAQADSLRKTREETPAKLLAGNKIEEVSSSQLKKGDIFVCEAGDVIPADGEIIEGLASIDESAITGESAPVIREAGGDKSSVTGGTKVLSDRIKAVVTTQPGESFLDKMIALVEGASRQKTPNEIALTIVLAGFTLVFVVVCTTLKPFADYTGVNIAIAAFVSLFVCLIPTTIGGLLSAIGIAGMDRALRANVITKSGKAVETAGDIDTLLLDKTGTITIGNRKATQFYPYGVDIKSFVHACLLSSLSDETPEGKSIVELSHEHGLRVRDLSTLGATLIKFTAETKCSGVNLKDGTRIRKGASEAIRRIAEKAGNVYPQEVEEITNQISSNGGTPLVVCRNEQVIGVIELQDIIKEGIRQRFERLHKMGVKTVMVTGDNPLTAKYIAEKAGVDDYIAEAKPEDKMEYIRREQANGKLVAMMGDGTNDAPALAQANVGVAMNSGTQAAKEAGNMVDLDNDPTKLIEIVEIGKQLLMTRGTLTTFSIANDVAKYFAIVPALFMWAIPQLGVLNIMHLSSPESAILSAVIFNAIIIPILIPLALRGVAYKPIGASALLRRNLFIYGLGGVVVPFIGIKLIDLVVSLFI, encoded by the coding sequence ATGAAAGATAATAAATCCGCTTCTTTGTTTCCAAAGGAGTTAGTTGCCGAAGCTTTTAAACAATCGTTTGTTAAATTGAACCCGCGGAATCTGTTCCGCAACCCGATTATGTTCACTGTGGAGATCTGTACGGTTCTCATGCTCATCGTGGTAGTCTACGTGGCAGTGGCCGGCGAAGCAGCCGGGCAGGGTTCTTTCGGGTACAACCTGACCGTGTTTTTTGTATTGTTCGTCACTCTCTTGTTTGCCAACTTTGCCGAAGCTATTGCCGAGGCTCGTGGTAAAGCGCAGGCCGACAGCCTGCGTAAAACGAGGGAGGAAACTCCTGCCAAGTTACTTGCTGGCAACAAGATAGAAGAAGTAAGTAGCTCGCAATTAAAGAAAGGCGACATTTTTGTATGCGAAGCCGGGGATGTAATTCCTGCCGACGGTGAAATTATAGAAGGCCTCGCTTCCATAGACGAAAGCGCTATCACGGGCGAGAGTGCGCCGGTGATCCGCGAGGCGGGAGGCGATAAGAGTTCGGTTACAGGCGGTACTAAAGTATTGTCCGACCGGATCAAGGCCGTAGTCACCACCCAGCCGGGCGAAAGTTTCCTGGACAAGATGATCGCATTGGTAGAAGGTGCTTCCCGCCAGAAGACACCCAATGAAATTGCCTTGACTATTGTGCTGGCCGGTTTTACCCTGGTATTTGTTGTAGTTTGCACTACCCTGAAACCTTTTGCCGACTATACGGGTGTAAATATAGCCATTGCTGCTTTTGTATCCTTATTTGTCTGCCTGATACCGACCACTATCGGCGGTTTGCTATCAGCCATCGGGATTGCCGGGATGGATCGCGCCTTGCGTGCCAACGTAATCACGAAATCGGGGAAAGCAGTGGAAACGGCAGGCGACATCGATACCTTGCTGTTGGATAAAACAGGTACTATTACCATCGGTAACCGGAAAGCTACCCAATTTTATCCGTACGGTGTAGATATAAAGTCCTTTGTGCATGCTTGCTTGCTGTCATCGCTTTCCGATGAAACGCCCGAAGGAAAATCCATCGTCGAATTGAGCCACGAGCACGGCCTGCGGGTTCGTGATCTGAGTACGTTGGGAGCTACCTTGATTAAGTTTACCGCCGAAACCAAATGTTCGGGCGTTAACTTGAAAGATGGAACTCGTATCCGTAAAGGTGCTTCCGAAGCGATTCGCCGGATTGCGGAGAAAGCCGGGAATGTATATCCTCAGGAAGTGGAAGAAATAACAAACCAAATCTCTTCCAACGGCGGGACTCCCTTGGTAGTCTGCCGGAATGAACAGGTAATCGGTGTCATCGAATTGCAAGACATCATCAAAGAAGGCATCCGGCAACGTTTCGAACGGCTGCACAAGATGGGTGTGAAAACGGTCATGGTTACCGGTGACAATCCCCTCACCGCCAAATATATTGCTGAAAAGGCCGGTGTAGACGATTACATTGCCGAAGCCAAGCCGGAAGATAAGATGGAATACATCCGCCGTGAGCAGGCCAACGGCAAATTGGTAGCTATGATGGGTGACGGCACGAACGATGCTCCCGCGCTTGCCCAAGCGAACGTAGGCGTTGCTATGAATAGCGGTACGCAAGCAGCCAAGGAAGCCGGCAATATGGTGGACCTGGATAACGATCCGACCAAGCTGATCGAGATTGTGGAAATAGGCAAGCAGTTGCTTATGACACGCGGTACGCTTACTACCTTCAGTATTGCCAACGATGTGGCGAAGTATTTTGCCATTGTTCCCGCTCTTTTCATGTGGGCCATTCCGCAATTGGGAGTTTTGAACATCATGCACTTGTCCAGTCCGGAAAGTGCGATCCTTTCGGCGGTAATCTTCAATGCCATCATTATTCCCATTCTGATTCCATTAGCGTTACGTGGAGTAGCTTACAAGCCAATCGGAGCATCCGCGCTACTGCGGCGTAACTTGTTTATCTATGGGCTTGGAGGTGTTGTCGTGCCCTTTATCGGAATTAAGCTGATCGACCTAGTGGTGAGCTTGTTTATTTAG
- a CDS encoding K(+)-transporting ATPase subunit C, whose amino-acid sequence MKSNLIKSIKITLAFCVFFSVFYIFILWAFAQVASPNKGNAELVILDGKVVGAAHVGQAFIQPIYFWGRPSAVDYAADGSGGSNHGPSNPEHLKEVEKRINAFLAAHPYLERKDIPADIVTASSSGLDPHISPKAAYIQVKRVAQARGMDEEKLKALVDAHVEKPLLGLFGTSRVNVLKLNVALEENSFSCLFLSK is encoded by the coding sequence ATGAAATCGAACTTAATCAAATCAATCAAGATCACGCTTGCTTTCTGTGTATTCTTTAGCGTGTTCTATATCTTTATCCTATGGGCATTTGCACAAGTAGCTTCCCCTAATAAAGGAAATGCAGAACTTGTTATCCTCGATGGGAAAGTAGTCGGAGCAGCCCACGTAGGGCAGGCATTTATCCAACCTATTTATTTCTGGGGACGTCCCTCGGCTGTCGATTATGCTGCCGATGGTTCCGGAGGTAGCAATCACGGCCCCTCTAACCCGGAACATCTGAAAGAAGTGGAAAAACGGATCAACGCTTTTTTGGCAGCTCATCCGTATCTGGAACGTAAAGATATCCCGGCAGACATCGTAACGGCAAGCAGTTCCGGCCTTGACCCTCATATTTCGCCCAAAGCCGCCTATATTCAAGTAAAACGTGTAGCTCAGGCGCGGGGAATGGACGAAGAAAAACTGAAAGCCCTGGTAGATGCCCACGTAGAGAAACCCCTATTAGGTCTTTTTGGAACCAGCCGGGTAAATGT